Proteins from one Comamonas flocculans genomic window:
- the prmC gene encoding peptide chain release factor N(5)-glutamine methyltransferase gives MSSTTTMRFALQQAQAQGLARIDAQMLLLHALGRAAHDRAWLIAHDDDALPAGAQIAFAGFVQRRLQGEPVAYLTGRKAFYGLDLAVDERVLDPRPDTETLVDWALEVLAPLSAPHAIDLGTGSGAIALALKARRPDAQVSAVDASEAALALARANAQALALPLHLRHGHWLEGVAECFDLIVSNPPYVAEGDPHLAALTHEPRMALVSGADGLADIRAIVGQAPARLRPGGWLLLEHGHDQASQVQALMQESGFIQVQGRKDLAGITRCTGGAIPAPRIPAAAGVE, from the coding sequence ATGAGCAGCACCACCACCATGCGCTTCGCCCTGCAGCAAGCCCAGGCCCAAGGCCTGGCGCGCATCGACGCGCAAATGCTGCTGCTGCATGCGCTGGGCCGCGCCGCGCACGACCGCGCTTGGCTGATCGCCCACGATGACGACGCGCTGCCCGCTGGTGCGCAGATCGCCTTTGCCGGGTTCGTCCAGCGCCGCCTGCAGGGCGAACCCGTGGCCTATCTCACCGGCCGCAAGGCCTTTTATGGGCTGGACCTGGCCGTGGACGAGCGCGTGCTCGATCCGCGCCCCGACACCGAAACCCTGGTCGATTGGGCGCTTGAAGTCCTGGCGCCCCTGTCTGCGCCGCATGCCATCGACCTGGGCACGGGCAGCGGGGCGATCGCCCTGGCGCTCAAGGCGCGGCGCCCCGACGCCCAGGTGAGCGCGGTGGACGCGAGCGAGGCGGCGCTGGCGCTCGCGCGGGCCAATGCGCAGGCGCTCGCCCTGCCCTTGCACCTGCGCCACGGCCACTGGCTTGAGGGCGTGGCCGAATGCTTTGACCTCATCGTCAGCAACCCGCCCTACGTTGCGGAGGGCGACCCGCACCTGGCGGCGCTCACGCACGAGCCGCGCATGGCGCTGGTGAGCGGCGCGGACGGGCTGGCCGACATCCGCGCCATCGTCGGTCAGGCGCCGGCGCGCCTGCGCCCGGGCGGCTGGCTGCTGCTGGAACACGGCCACGACCAGGCCAGCCAGGTCCAGGCCTTGATGCAGGAAAGCGGCTTTATCCAGGTGCAAGGCCGCAAGGACCTCGCGGGTATCACCCGCTGCACCGGCGGGGCAATACCCGCGCCGCGCATCCCCGCGGCCGCGGGGGTGGAATAA
- the prfA gene encoding peptide chain release factor 1, which translates to MKPFLRHQLERHAERLKELDFLLSREDIMGDMQQYRTLSREHAEVSAVTSRWSRYLQREADAQAAQALLDDPEMAEMAQDEIDGAQTELTQLESELQRLLLPRDPEDERNAFLEIRAGTGGDESALFAADLARMYTRHAANVGWRVEVMSAHESELGGYKEVVLRIEGEQVFGWLRFESGGHRVQRVPVTETQGRIHTSACTVAVMPEPDEHEAITLNPADLRIDTFRASGAGGQHINKTDSAVRVVHLPTGIVAECQDGRSQHANKAQALRVLQARIQEKERSERAAKEAALRKGLVGSGDRSDRIRTYNFPQGRLTDHRINLTLYKLQMVMDGDLGEVLEALRSAREAELLAELEEN; encoded by the coding sequence ATGAAACCCTTTCTCCGCCACCAGCTGGAACGCCACGCCGAGCGCCTCAAGGAGCTGGACTTCCTGCTCTCGCGCGAAGACATCATGGGCGACATGCAGCAGTACCGCACGCTCTCGCGCGAGCATGCCGAAGTCAGCGCCGTCACCAGTCGCTGGTCCCGCTACCTGCAGCGCGAGGCCGATGCCCAGGCCGCCCAGGCGCTGCTGGACGACCCTGAAATGGCCGAGATGGCGCAGGACGAAATCGATGGCGCGCAGACCGAGCTGACCCAGCTCGAATCCGAGCTGCAGCGCCTGCTGCTGCCCAGGGACCCGGAAGACGAGCGCAACGCCTTCCTTGAAATCCGCGCCGGCACCGGCGGTGATGAATCCGCCCTGTTCGCCGCCGACCTCGCGCGCATGTACACCCGCCATGCCGCCAACGTCGGCTGGCGCGTGGAGGTGATGAGCGCGCACGAAAGTGAGCTGGGCGGCTACAAGGAGGTGGTGCTGCGCATCGAGGGCGAGCAGGTCTTCGGCTGGCTGCGCTTTGAATCGGGCGGCCACCGCGTGCAGCGCGTGCCGGTGACGGAAACCCAGGGACGCATCCACACCAGCGCCTGCACCGTCGCCGTCATGCCCGAACCCGACGAACACGAGGCCATCACGCTCAACCCCGCCGATCTGCGCATCGACACCTTCCGCGCCAGCGGCGCGGGTGGCCAGCACATCAACAAGACCGACTCCGCCGTGCGCGTGGTGCACCTGCCCACCGGCATCGTCGCCGAATGCCAGGACGGGCGCAGCCAGCACGCCAACAAGGCGCAGGCGCTACGCGTGCTGCAGGCGCGCATCCAGGAAAAGGAGCGCAGCGAACGCGCCGCGAAGGAAGCGGCGCTGCGCAAGGGCCTGGTGGGCAGCGGCGACCGGTCTGATCGCATCCGCACCTACAACTTCCCGCAGGGGCGGCTTACCGACCACCGCATCAACCTCACGCTCTACAAGCTGCAGATGGTGATGGACGGCGACCTGGGCGAGGTGCTCGAAGCCCTGCGCAGCGCGCGCGAGGCCGAGCTGCTGGCGGAGCTGGAAGAAAATTGA